The genomic segment TATTTAAAGACTCTGTGGTCTGGTGCATGTGGACTGCGGGAATAATTTATACACTTACTGAGAGCCAAAATCACTTTGGTGTACTAAATAGGTTGAATTTGATGTGGAAGAAATCTGTATAGATTTCTGTATAGATGTGTGTGAATATGCGGCCTGGAGTTACCATGCAGCGGTACTGGACTCTCATGTGCTCTCCGTAACGCGGGAAAATAGTGATCACACTTAGGAACTCCTAGACCTTTTTTAAATAACCACACCATGGAGAGAACAGCTTTCAGTGTTtcattgtatgtgtgtgtgtgtgtataatataatatatatgttatgtatgtatgtatatataaatgtttGTCCATTCCATAATTAGGACATCTTTCTCTTAGTGGGAGAGCAGCTATCAAATATAAGGAGAGGCCAGTAAACATTTCTCAGGAGGAATGCCATCTGAACTTGGATTCTGCAAAATCTCCCCATAATAGGTCATATTCCATGGGGAATCTCCTGGCCCAAAGTCACGATCTGGTCTCAGCGCCAGTTGTCAGTTTGCGTGAAAGACGTGGGAACAGTTGGAGTTTACAGTCCAGCTCGGTGAAGCTTATCCTTCTTCTGGCCAGTGGTCTTTAAGCTTCTCTCGTGGTGCTGTCTAACGCACAGCAGTAACCATGGAGATGGGGAAGTCATTCTGGAAGATACTTTTCCCTTTAATGGGTGTGGGAATTGCCCAGTGCACCTCTGGGGATTGTCCTCAGAAAGCAgtgatcattttttttttagagttgCCGGAATGCATTGTTTTCCAGGGCAGGCTTGTTGTATGCATGTAGCTGCAGGGAGTTCGTTTTGGCTCATTAACTTCCTCCAGAATGACTAGAGCTGAGTCACTATAAACTTGTTGATTTCCGGCAAGGTGGGTTACATATTATGAATGCTAATGAGCCAACGGATGCTCGGAGTGTTAGCTGGCATTTAGCAGACTGTCCCTACATCCTGTACCCGGAACCCACTGTTTCTGTGCTACTCAGTAGATACTTCCAGACAATCTTCCATGGCCGTGGTGCTGCTAGATCTTGTCATTAATATGGCTATGATTAGACGAACGGTTGTCGTAAGGAGAGCATCGGCatcttttcttttctcttaataATGatctttattaattattaattaatctTCTTTCTTCTAGCGGAACGGGAGGGCATACAGAAGCGGACCTTCACGAAATGGATGAATCTGCATTTAGAGAAGGTAAAGTTGAAGGCCTTGTGAGCTAGTGCTGTGCATATCTGTGCACGTCATCCCTCACTAGGCCTGTGACGGCGTCTACAGTGAATGCTTATCACAAATCACATAGGGGCCTATTGAAACAGTCACACTCTTCTGCATGAACGATCTGGATAAATTTCTGCCGAATTTGTACACTGGACGGTCTACGGCTTCTCGTCATCACTTCAGCGCCGTTGTTGTTCCACTCTTGCTTCCCCGTCAAACGATACACATCTTGGACgtattttatttcaaatacaaaaacacttcCTTATGAGCCCCAGTTAAACCAGTCTTTCCACTAGTATCGCCATTTTAATCTAGTCCGcgacaaaaaaacacacagctggTGCCTGATGACCCCATATACACACCTTTCTGTCCGGGTTCTGATGAAACGCCGCTGTACTTTCAGTTTCCTAACCCCATTGGTCGTGCTTCTTGCTgtcgcctctgtgtgtgacatctgTGGGATAAAACACAATCGGGCCTGAAGTTTTGGACAGGGCCACTGCCAAAATTATCCTTGGGCTCCCTAAAGCTCCAGTCTTGCTATAAAGTGAATTAGGTGTCTGTCCTGACGGATTGAAATGTAATTTAATTCAGTGTTAATTGTATATTTACTAAATATAGTCTGACGATATTTTCCTCCATTATAAATCAACAGTGATTATTAACTAGGAAGGTATGAGATACACTGTCATGACTGGCACCCATCCtggattattccctgccttgcacccttatcttccaggataggctgcgTAATGCCAGCAGGTTTACAAAAtgggaaggtggatggattgatgggtcTGATTAATATATACTATGAGTCTGAGCCAAAGGGATCAGAATGAAATTCCAGCAGGTCGACAGATTTTTTCCTACCTGTATTGCTGGAGGTGAGGTGTGAGATGTATGACTCAGAGGTGTTGACTCTGTTCCATGGTCTGTTTCAGTGCAACCCTCCCCTGGAAATAACAGACCTGTTCAATGAAATTCGGGATGGCCGGGTTTTGATGGCTCTCCTGGAGGAGCTGTCGGGATGTAAACTGGTGAGATTCCAGTGGCACACTGGTTTTCTGTGCAGTGGATTTTTTTATTCCTCCTGTGTCTTTTGGAGAGTCTTAAATTCTGAACTTAAATATTGGCTGCTGTGTATGAATCACATTGCATAATGGCATGTTTTGCCTGCATAATTACAGATTTCTTTTTTAGCAGGATATTGTTTTACAGCCTTCGATTATTTTATTTACCGTCTCTGCATTCGTTTTACATAAGATTTTCTGTGTTTATCCTGCACTGTAATTGCACCTCCCTACCCGGTCATTAAGATTAAGCTACCATGAAGTCTGGTTTCTTATCAGTGGGGAATTTAAAGACTAGTTTGCGAGGGGAGGGCAGCTTAAACATTACAGGAAACCGATAACCAGAGTGTTGGGGAATCTGCATTGTACGCCGCTCTTCAGCAATTGAAAGCGGTCGTGCTTTTTATGACAGGCTTTGGTGGAAACTGACTGACAATTCACTCGATTTTGTTAGTCTCTTATGGAAGCCGTCTTCATGTTAATCATTGAGCTTTAGCTCAAGTAGCATgtctttttcagttttattttcataATGGTCTTTGTTCCACCAAAATGCacaacacagcccccccccccgtgtactGTCCTTCTCAATCTGTGCCtgcctgttttttatttttttctatttgtTGTCAGCTGCACACGTTGCCACCCACAAACCGGTAACGTGCCAAAACTTCTAAATGCCACCTCTATTAATGCAGTCGAACACCCACGGTTCACTGTCTTTCAGCTGCACGGGTTCAAACCATCATCTCATCGCATTTTCCGGCTCAACAACATAGCCAAGGTCCTGAATTTCTTGGAGGAGAGAAACGTGAGTGGAGGGGCTACTAGCTATCGCGCTACTAGCTATTATGCTACTAGTGGTTCGTGCTAGTAGGCCGTGTTCACCAATGACTATTAAATCCTGAAAAATGGAATTCTTATGGGTAATGCAGTTTTCAAACCCAATGCCACATTAACCGGTTACTGCGTTATGTTCCAGGTGAAGCTAATTAGCATTGACGCTGCTGATGTTGCTGACGGGAATTCCTCTCTTGTTCTCGGGCTGATCTGGAACATCATCCTGTTTTTCCAGGTGAAATGAACTCCTTGCATAAAATAATCCTCTCAGTTCACTAGAAAAAAAGCAGATGGTTTCAGAATGGTTCCATGCCAATGGCTCAAGCTGCAACAGTCATGCTTCTTCGCCAAGCGGAAGGCCCTAGACTAGTCCAGCAGTGCTCATTTTGATAGTGTGACACTTGCACACCCCCAGCTAAGGACGTGTGTCGCACCCACGCGCACGGCTCTTTTTACAGGCCTGTACGCTGCTCAAGGTGAAATCTGGTGCACTAGAACTCTTTGAATATGGTCAAAAATGCAAATAATTCCCAGGAAAGCAAATGTAAATGATATCATTCTATTTTATTCCAAAATCTGGATTAACGGAATATCAAATTACGCTGATTATTTGTAGTTCTGCAGTTGCAGTCTCAGATTTAACCAAAAAGGTGTTTTCATTATTATGATTTTTTGTTAATGATCTTACACTGTCCACCATACAGAGCGAGACTCTGTAGATGGAGTTCATGTTGGTCTGTCTGCATATGACAAGACTGCAAGATATTGAAGGtacagatcagtgtttcccaagtcggtcctcggggaccctaaGACAGTCCATGACTTTGCATGGGCgttgggatggagcaaaaacgtggactgtcaggcagggaactgggaaggagcaaaaacgtggactgctgGGGAACCTGGAAGACCGGTTTGGGAATCACTGGTATAAGGTGTAACATCTCAGGCTGTGTGAAATGAGAAATATGagaaatgatttttaaaaatgtaattttggACACATCTCAAGATTTGCTAAACTTGTGCTTTTGGCAAGATTAACTATTTACTGAAAACGGGACAAGCAGAATGTGGGTAGTTCTTGCTAAATCGTttgagtgttttttgttattttctttAGCCTAAAGACATTACGGGAAGGAGAAGCTTTGAGAACTGTGCACTGCGTGGGTGtcagccctctctctctctctctgtctctctgtctgtctctctctcactctgtctcCCTCACGCAGATCAAGGAGCTGACGGGCACGATCCAGAGTCGTTTCTCCTCCACCTCCAGCCTCTCCTCCCTGCCCAACAGTACTGACTCTGACACCTCTCACCCGGGCACCCCCGTGGAGCAGAAGACGCCCTCTCACCCGCGCAGGGAGCACGGGAAGGCCATCCGGACGCTCCTGCAGTGGGTGCAGAGACGCACTGCCAAGTGAGAGCATTCACTGACTAGCGTCTATGTTCGTAGCGTGTGCGTGCGGGGATCATCAAGCTGTCCGTACACAGACAAGTGCGTTTGTGGCAAGACTAGATAGGCtgcgtttttaaaaaaaaacatccctggtgaagtttgaattttgatcaaaaTGTCTGCCACAAGTCGCCATGGTCCTCTATGTGctcgtgtgtgtgcacatgtttTACTAGCATTGTGTGGATTTCGCCGGTGGGGGTAATATTTCTCCATTGTGGGAAACAGTATATTATATGGGGATATTTCCACAGggtagtttgtgtgtgtgtgtgtgtgtgtgtatgtgcatgtgcatgtgtgcgtgtgtttttaaaatgctgaCCAACATTTAAAAATCTCCAGACCTTATTTTAATCAGTTTTCAATTGACTTAATCAGAGCACAGAAATGAAGCACTCAGATGGGAGGCCAGTGCTCTCAATCCTCCATCTCCAGGCTTAGTTTTGCCATCAGATCCGCTGCCAAAACGAAATCAGTTGTGTGGACTGTTACAGTGAGCAGAGGTAACCTGAGCAGTGTTCCCACTCGCCGTATAAGCAGGAGGAATGTATTTAGCTTGTCCTTGGATTATGAAGTCAAAGGGTTTTCTTTTTATAAGGAATACAATGGAGGTTTAACCTGAACCTGCTGTGAGGCATTTCTCTTTTCTCATTCGGtggtttatatttacatttatgtagTGCTGGTCTGTAGGCTGAGCGGCTGAGTGACTTTGTTTAGGTATGGAGTGGTGGTGCAGGACTTCGGGAAGAGCTGGGTGTCCGGGTTGGCCTTCCTGGCAGTCATTAAATCCATTGACTCAAGCCTGGTGGACATAAGGAAGGCACGCTTGGGAACACCCAAGCAAAACCTCGAAGATGCATTTAGGATTGCGCACTACAGCCTGGGCATCCCACGCCTGCTGGAGCCAGAGGGTAAGGACCTGGAACGGCCACGGCGTAAGCAGGACACGTGAGCTGCAAAACCTGAGGCATGTAATGTCCATGTGATACGTGAAGCGATCATGTTTCTTCGCAGATCTGATGATCAGCACACCTGAGGAACAGTCGATCATGACTTACGTGTCCCAGTTCCTGGAGCACTTCCCAGGACACAGTTCGGTGAGAAATTGTGTGCAGCAGGTGGAACAGAACCTAACGCATGAAAGTGTTTGCTGACTGCTGTGGTTTGTGTCCGCAGGACGAAACTGCAGAAGCAACTGAGAGGGGTCCCCTGGCAGCCAGCACGGGCGTTCAGCAGGACCGCGTGTGCATTAACGGGGTACACAGAGAGAAACCCCGGCCGTTCATGCTGAGGAAGGACTCTGTGCCGCCCCCACCAAAGATCTTCATCTCCTCCGTCCCTGACGACGTCGAGCAAGTTTCCCCTGCTAAAGTCAACGTACCAAAAAATTCTCAACCTGACAAGGAGAGCTGTAAAGAGTTAGACAAGTCCCCTAAACGACCTGTAGAACTGGGAAAAGAGGTAGTGTCTGTGTCCCCACAGCTGTCCAGCATGGATTCGGCCATCGACTCTCCAGACTCCTGGAGTGAAATGACAAGTGAGGCGGCTTTGCTAGATAGTCCGGGGCTGCTGATCGACTCGCCGTGCCCTATCTCACCCAGCGAAGAGAAGGTGAGCCCTGACACTGTGGTTCAGGAGCCCTCTGTGTTGGGGAAAGTTAAAGAGGGTCCCATTTCCAAAGAGCCTTTTGTAGATGAAGGTAGCATCTTGCAAACCTCAGTTGATAGCTTCCAGACAGATTCAAAACTTTCTCTAGAAGAAGAGGATGCATACCAGTATATTCTAGGGTTAAATGAGGACAAGAAGGACAGCGAGTCCCCACAAGAGGCCCAAAATGCACTAAGCTTCAGTCAAGAACCGACAGGGATGTCTGTGGAACAGAGCCATGAAACAACACCTCTAGAGCTCTCAGGTGAACTGAAGTCAAAAGACTTTTCACACAAAATGGAGAATGGACTCGGGCCTCACTCAGAGCAAAATGAAACTTCCTTGTTGCAGGATAAGAGCAGCACCAAGCCAACAATTCCACACTTGTGTGAGGAAAAGAAAACAGTTGAAATGCTTCCAGAACCATGTATGGATTTGGTAACTGGTGTACATGAGTCAGAAACCGCTCAGGAACAAAATGATGATGTTACTGCAAAATTACCTGCAGGTTCATCTGTGGACCTTGTTGGATTTGGAGATTTTTCTCTTGAAGCAAGGAATTCGAAACAAGAAGAGAGCTGTCCACAGCAGAAGTACCCAATGGAGCAAGACATCTCTAGTTCTGTCTCTGGGGGTCAGGAGCACCGTTCTGTGCCCTCTGAGGACCAAGGCGGCTTTCAATGCCACTCTAAGACAGAGGTGGAGAATCAAGATCAGAACCACACAGGCCTCTGCTCTGAGGACCTAGTTCATACTGAGCTACAGGACAAGAACAATAACCTTGACCATGCTGAGGACCTAGACAACAGTGTTCTTCGCTCAGAAGACCAGGAATCTTCTAGATGCTACACTGATGTACAAAACACAAACCATAACCAATGCATCACAGCTCATTCAGAAAATCTGGGCCTCAGTAGTTTAGAACCTGAGGAGTCATACATGAAATTGGATCAGCAGCATATTTCTATGTTTGAGGGCCAAGTTCATGCAAGGCTCATATATGCCGTAGGAGAGAGTGATGATGACAGGGATTTGCCTGTAGACTTGCTAAGTGATGCGCCAAGTGATTCGAATGTTGACTTTAGAGGTATCAATGAATGCAGAAGAACAAACACTGATGTTCTTGATGTCGGTCCCCTCAAAGAAGCAAGAAGCATTGCATTCCGCGATATCGAAACTAGTAACACGAGTCAAGACGCTCCAGAAGAAGCTGCCAAACGAGCTGATCTTGACTCCGAGTTGGTAGACTTCGGCTTCGACCCCACACCCTCGATGGATGCCCACGGCATGTCCGAGAGTAGTTTCGCAGTCAACAGCGCCCTGCTGGACTTTGAGTGTGCTTCTGGAAGCTGTCACCATTCCTTTGGCAGTGAGGTAATCCAGCATGTTATCCCGAACGCAGACAAGAATGACTTGTCGTTGAATGTGAGCCAGTGACTAACATCGCAGAACGGGTGTGAAAGATTTTGTGTGCCACAAACACGTTgacctacaggtgcctctcacAAAGTCTGTAAGGAAATGAATCGTTTGTAAAATCTGCGATGCGTTCAGTCCATAGTGTGAAATCCGTATCCGGTCATAAATTTCCATTGCAATGAATAATTGATCATTCCAGCGAGCAACAGAAGGTATTTAAGGCAGTTCACAGTCTCATGTGAAGCACTGTGAAACTAGAACGTTCCATTTACATATTCAGGACATGTTTCTCACATGGCCTCAGTGAACTGGCAAACGGACTATAAATCGTAGATTTACACGTGACCTATTAAAACTCTCCAACCCAAGACATCTGAACAGCTTCAGGGTTTAGTTGGAGACATACATGTGTTTGAGGTGCTGCAAAACCATGTGTGACTCGTGTCAATGTCCCTGCGTCTTGTTTGTGTCCATGGTCTATGCAAGAGTCTGCACGTATTTTGGTTTGTGTACATTTTTTCCAGAGAGATGCACTGAAATTACTCCTGTGGACTTTTTTtggtgtgtgtgactgtataATTTATTCTTCTGGATGTTTACCTGATTGCAAGAAGATGTTCACCCAAATGCACCTTTTGGTCAGTCTGTTTCTACATTGCTGCTCCCACCGCCTCCCCCACGGTGATGTGTTAACAGCCACTTtttcatccccccacccccacccatttAGGATTGGTCCCAACAAAACCAGGCTACTGGAGTACAACCAGGATCCCTGAGGGTTTTCTGTACAATCTGTGGCAAGGAGAAGATGGAGGAGGCCGACAGTCCTCAGCTACACACTGTCTCGGAGGTCTGTGAGTTGACCACAGCGGCCACACCCAGGTACAGATCCGTAATCTGCCCGCCGTTCCTGCTGCAGAGGCAGAACATCAGCGAGTGTCTTTCAGATCCATGCCCTAGAACCTTTCAGCATTTCTATGCAAATGGACTCTGGTGCTGACATGTAGTTCATAGATATCGAGGTCATTTCCTCTGAGATGTTAACTGTAAGGAGTACGGCGTGCTGGTTCCTGTCACGGCAATGTCCACCGTGCCTTTTTTCATTTGGGCACCATTACGGCATATTGCCACCATAagcatccggggggggggggggcagtttaaAATATAAACCTGGGTGggtgtttttcactttcatttgGAAGGCATGGGTACAGTGGGAAGAGTGGGAAGAGTGAGGCGGCGAGGCGTTAATGTCTATTCAATGTGAAGAGGAGGCAGGGAGCGTGCATGTCAGTGGGTGTTGAGAGTTTTGCTTTGATTCTGCTAGCTGGCCTTTCTCTCTCTGCCTGGCAGTGATTTAAAGTTGTGTGCATctgtgaggtttttttttcctgtttgtatAATGCATATTTGTTTATTTCATATCTTCTCACAATCAAACCTTCAGTTCCGAAAAAATCCAGTGTTTTGTGCTGGCCTTTATTAAGATGTCAGAATGATTATGCTAATTTAGTAAATGTATAAACATGGTGATTTCTAGGTTTACTGGCTAAACTGTATCGTCAGTATTTGTATGGGCATAAATGCTGCATTAAAATGCATGGATTGCACACATGTATAGAGCTACAGGCAGGGCTCGGACTGAGCATGCGCGTCTGCCGTCTTCCCGCTGCACACTCGATGCGTAGTGTGTGTTCTGCATTGCTGCAGCCACCCCCCTCAGCACAGACCGTCTCTTTCAGGAAAGTTCGGAGGTCCTCGGTCGCCGCAGCACCCCCTGGTGGCATGACGAGGGCAGAGCTgcgcctgctgctgctgctgtggctCCTCTTATACTGCCTGCTGGTCCTGCCCCAGCTGGACCTGCGCACGCTGCCGCACCTCCTGCTCAACCTGGAGGAGTGATCGGGCCCTGGTGCCACACACTCTCGGTTGCATATTTCCCGTTTGGGGGGAGTGGGGAGGGCTTTGCCGCTTTACAGGTGTACTTACACACTTATACACACGTAAGTGCTTCGCAAATTATCTCCCAAACAGTACATTTTACACGTCGCTCTTCTTAGCAGTGTGGTGCAGTGTGTTTAAAGCATAGGGATTATTCATTAAAGGACAgttaattttcttttcttttttatatgGAACATCTACTTCCTTTGATATTGTACCGTGTGCTCGAAATGCGCCAGGGtggttgtttttttaattatggaTAAAAAGGAGGCGAATATTCCCCCCCCTTGCGTACAACGGATGTGTATGCCATAGAGTGGTAAGAGATAGGAGGCTGTTGCAGATATGACTTTACCAAATGGATAGACTGAATTTAAGTTTCATTTTCATTACGCCAATTTCGGGGCCGTTTGGATTTGTAAGAGTAAAAATGTAAGGTTGTCTTTTCACTGCCACGGGCTGAGTTTGTGACGGAGGTGGGTggagaaggtgtgtgtgtgtgtgtgggggggggtgttcaagCACCGCATGTGACAGTCTATCGGGGAAGGACCGTTTTGTTCACCCGCAACGCTTTTATGCCATTTGCacttatttttttcccaaatgCATGAACAGCCAAAGACGCAGAAATTGAATTGTTGAGAgactgggctgccccccccccccctcttaaaAAAGACAAAAGCCCATAAAATCCTTGTATCCGCTCTTTGATATGCACAGGTGCGAGTGAGGCTTATTTGATATATTTTGCAGAAGCTAAAACGATCTAGAGCAAacctatttaaaatatataatatagtaaCGTTTGTATAGACAGTGTATTTGACATgctttatttcttttattaatACTCTTAGTGTTTGTATGCCTAAGCTAAACCTTTGGATGTGTTTAAATTATTCTAACTGTTAAGATTTTGGAGATCGTTTTTAAAGTTTtgccttttcatttttaaatcgtATCGGACTGCTTCAGACGATCCTAAATGAAGATTTGAAAGTCACAGTTTACAGTTTGCATATTGTggtattttcaaaatgaaatatttctaTATTTTACGAAATATGTGATGAATGTTTGTGCACTGAAAATTAATGCCTTGCCGATGCCTCCTTATGCAACGCAATCGTTAGCTGATTCAGAAGAGTGCGACAAGCTTTTAAACTGATTCCCATATAATTTCGTGTAGGGTGGCACAAAAAAAGAGGATtgcgtgtgtatatatagatgggCAATTTGATTAACAATCAGAAATGGTCTGAAGAGACTGAAGACTCTTCTATGACTTCTTGATTTAGACTTGTTcatttgttacattttacaTACAGATCACACTGAGATTCACAGGTAAGGATGCTTACTCAGATCACTGCATGTTGCGTTTGCAGAAAATCTCTTGTTTTCATGTCACAGAAAATTCATGGAACATCATGAATGAAGCACCTAGATATGGGTTAGTGTGGCTTTTATGATCGCACACGCTTGTATAATATAATCAGATATTTTGCAGGGACTTGACTGGCTGAAAATCCTACAGGAATATTATCCAAGTATGTTGACTGAATACATTCATTTTTTTGCCATTATTGTATAAATTCAAATGTTTATTTAATCAAGTTGTCAGACTTCTGTGATCCCCGGGGTGAGTAAACCGTAAGAAAAAGGTGTGTTATCTATGGAGATCTAGGTCAAATGTTTTGTAGTTTTGACATGTAATATTTTGCCAGCTTTGCCCTCTAGTAGAATGAAGATGAAGTGGATTATTTGTTACAAAATGAGAAAGTACTCTGAGTTTTCTGAGTAAATCTGTAAATTGGTTCCTGTAAGTACACGATAGTCCAAGACAGTGCTTGTCGCGTGTGATTCAGAGTGTATTGACAAGGTGAGAATGGAGAGCTTGTAATGATGCAAATCcaatatttaaacctttgattTTCTATTTGTATGTATCAACATTCCCAGTCTAATATGACGAAAATAAAAGTACATCCAAATTTGTTGATTAAGTTTAGGCTTTGCAATAAAAAAAGATTTCAGGAAAATGCTGTGTTACCTTTCATGTTGCTATTGTATCAGATGATAATCAGTCTTATGTTGAAAGCATTACTcatgcaataaaataaaattttatcctTTTGTTTTGCGTTTCATTTTCTGCTTTTTTTGTTGAAATTTTATGTCAGccaacattttctgcactttcagaactgcagttttgtttttcagacacTAAATCTGAGATATACATGAATACATGATTAGTTGCACTTCGCACTTCGATCCTCCTGTCAGTTATGGTTGCGTTTGTGCATCTGTGCACATCCTGTGATGAGCTGCCTACCTGGCGTGTCCCTTTGCTCCCGCTCCTGGATAATATAGAAAGATGGATCTGTAAAGGCATGTGGTTATATAAAGTGTAACATCTCATCCCTCTCGGGATCCCAAGTTTACACAAAAGCAAGAACCAAAAGTATTTTGCGTGTCTAATGAATTAAATCACTGAGGATTTGCTTGTAGTGCAGGATTTGCCTCTCTCTGGTATGTTAATTTGTTTCTTCCTGTCCCATTACAGTCATTAGAATTGAATAACAAGCCAAATACATGATACTTGTCATACATTCAGTAGTGGAGCTAGAACTGTGCATTTAAAGATTGGATGTACAGGCCTATTATTGGCTTTGCTTGACCAATGAGTTACAAATATGACCTTCTTGGTGAAACATCAGAGATGCGTAAATGCCAGTTAACTACTGGGTCGTAAAGCTGGAGAAAGGTGACACAGAAATCTTCCAGCAAACAGTGACATCTAGAGGCCTTGGCACCTACAAATGTACACCAGGACTATCCTTACTGTGGGAATAACAGATGTTTGTGTAATCTAAATACAGTTGTTATAAGTTCACTAACTGGTCACCACTGCATACCAGttattctttgcaatgttgGCCATGGATAATACTGGAATCATTTCTTATAGTGGAGGGCaccgctagagattttgggccccatgaaagcatatcaaaATTAATCAAGACCAAACCAACTGTTCTGATTTTTTTAgagcccctgtcactcaggggtcACTGGACTTGTTCTTACTTTCCCGCCGTTTAGCCCCCATATACACAACAGCCTTTGCAGTGTAATGTAGTTAACGAGCACCTGTGCCTTTTATGGTACTGGATCAGATGACTGGCAATACGAATGCAAACGTCTGTATATCTGTCAGGCCTCTTGTGGATTGTATTTCACCTTTTGATGCTTCTCTTGCGTTTTGCATTTGATCTTGGTTTAGCTGCAGCACTTCCCCCATTTATAACACTCCCAAAATGTCTGTCACTTACAGATTCTTTCTTTGACCGATGAATATTGAGGTTCCTTACAAAGGACACTAAGTGCGGTGTTGTTGCCCGGTGTACGTTACCGTGTCGGGTGGTCGAAAAGTTGGGAACAGCTGCTGTGTAGATTTAAGAAAATGGACGATGGGATCTACATCGTGATTAAACGGAAACTGTCAAGGGCACACAAAGGGATGCTGTACAGTAATCAaaagtcattaaaaaaaactttggGAAAGTGAGTTTACATTTAAGTGAAATGCAAGAATTCTATCTCCGCACGTCATTACGTAACTCCAAGAATGA from the Brienomyrus brachyistius isolate T26 chromosome 19, BBRACH_0.4, whole genome shotgun sequence genome contains:
- the LOC125714783 gene encoding uncharacterized protein LOC125714783 isoform X1 is translated as MAGHEWDDWFQREELIGQISDIRVQNLQAEREGIQKRTFTKWMNLHLEKCNPPLEITDLFNEIRDGRVLMALLEELSGCKLLHGFKPSSHRIFRLNNIAKVLNFLEERNVKLISIDAADVADGNSSLVLGLIWNIILFFQIKELTGTIQSRFSSTSSLSSLPNSTDSDTSHPGTPVEQKTPSHPRREHGKAIRTLLQWVQRRTAKYGVVVQDFGKSWVSGLAFLAVIKSIDSSLVDIRKARLGTPKQNLEDAFRIAHYSLGIPRLLEPEDLMISTPEEQSIMTYVSQFLEHFPGHSSDETAEATERGPLAASTGVQQDRVCINGVHREKPRPFMLRKDSVPPPPKIFISSVPDDVEQVSPAKVNVPKNSQPDKESCKELDKSPKRPVELGKEVVSVSPQLSSMDSAIDSPDSWSEMTSEAALLDSPGLLIDSPCPISPSEEKVSPDTVVQEPSVLGKVKEGPISKEPFVDEGSILQTSVDSFQTDSKLSLEEEDAYQYILGLNEDKKDSESPQEAQNALSFSQEPTGMSVEQSHETTPLELSGELKSKDFSHKMENGLGPHSEQNETSLLQDKSSTKPTIPHLCEEKKTVEMLPEPCMDLVTGVHESETAQEQNDDVTAKLPAGSSVDLVGFGDFSLEARNSKQEESCPQQKYPMEQDISSSVSGGQEHRSVPSEDQGGFQCHSKTEVENQDQNHTGLCSEDLVHTELQDKNNNLDHAEDLDNSVLRSEDQESSRCYTDVQNTNHNQCITAHSENLGLSSLEPEESYMKLDQQHISMFEGQVHARLIYAVGESDDDRDLPVDLLSDAPSDSNVDFRGINECRRTNTDVLDVGPLKEARSIAFRDIETSNTSQDAPEEAAKRADLDSELVDFGFDPTPSMDAHGMSESSFAVNSALLDFECASGSCHHSFGSEDWSQQNQATGVQPGSLRVFCTICGKEKMEEADSPQLHTVSEVCELTTAATPRKVRRSSVAAAPPGGMTRAELRLLLLLWLLLYCLLVLPQLDLRTLPHLLLNLEE
- the LOC125714783 gene encoding calmin-like isoform X2, which gives rise to MAGHEWDDWFQREELIGQISDIRVQNLQAEREGIQKRTFTKWMNLHLEKCNPPLEITDLFNEIRDGRVLMALLEELSGCKLLHGFKPSSHRIFRLNNIAKVLNFLEERNVKLISIDAADVADGNSSLVLGLIWNIILFFQIKELTGTIQSRFSSTSSLSSLPNSTDSDTSHPGTPVEQKTPSHPRREHGKAIRTLLQWVQRRTAKYGVVVQDFGKSWVSGLAFLAVIKSIDSSLVDIRKARLGTPKQNLEDAFRIAHYSLGIPRLLEPEDLMISTPEEQSIMTYVSQFLEHFPGHSSDETAEATERGPLAASTGVQQDRVCINGVHREKPRPFMLRKDSVPPPPKIFISSVPDDVEQVSPAKVNVPKNSQPDKESCKELDKSPKRPVELGKEVVSVSPQLSSMDSAIDSPDSWSEMTSEAALLDSPGLLIDSPCPISPSEEKDWSQQNQATGVQPGSLRVFCTICGKEKMEEADSPQLHTVSEVCELTTAATPRKVRRSSVAAAPPGGMTRAELRLLLLLWLLLYCLLVLPQLDLRTLPHLLLNLEE